From the genome of Methanothrix soehngenii GP6:
TAAGATCCTCTCCCACAGGAAGTTCCACAATCTTGATTAAGCTGAATTGAGCTTCATCTGATGATGCTAAAGAATAGATCCATCCTCGTCACCGGAGGTGCAGGCTTCATAGGCAGCCACCTGGTGGAAAGGCTGCTTTTGGATAATGAGGTGACAGTGCTGGATAACTTCAGTTCAGGAAGAATCGAGTTCCTCGAGCCTTATCGGGATATTCCTGATTTTCATCTGCTAACAGGCGACCTCATGAATCCCAAAATTCTGGATAATGCAGTATCAGGAAAGGACTTCATCTTCCATCTGGCCGCCAATCCCGATGTGAAGCTGGGGTCAGAGGACACTCATGTTCATCTGGAGCAGAATGTGCTGGCAACCTACAATCTCCTGGAGGCTATGAGAAAAAATGACGTGCGCCAGATGGCATTCACCTCCACCTCCACCGTCTACGGCGAGGCGGCACAGGTCCCCACTCCAGAGGACTACGGCCCGCTTCTGCCCATCTCCCTCTATGGAGCCTCCAAGCTCTCCTGCGAGGCGCTGATCTCCTCTTACTGCCATACCTTCCAGATGCAGTCCTGGATCTACCGGTTTGCTAATATCGTGGGCGAGCGGGGGACACATGGGGTGCTGGTGGACTTCATCAGAAAGCTACGAGAGAATTCGGGGAAGCTGGAGATCCTGGGCTCAGGAAAGCAACGCAAGTCCTATCTGGAGGTGAAAGATTGCATCCGGGCCATGATTCATGCAGTCGAGCATTCCTCGGGCGAGGTCAATGTCTTCAACATAGGATCTGAGGACTCGGTGGATGTCACCGAGATTGCAGATATTGTGGTCGGGCAGATGGGCCTTGATAGGGTCGAGTATAACTACACCGGTGGGATCGATGGCCGGGGCTGGAGGGGGGACGTAAAACTGATGCTTCTCTCCATTGAGAAGATCAAAAGGCTGGGCTGGAGTCCAGAGCTGGGATCGGCCAGGGCCCTGGAAGTGGCGGTTAGGGCGCTTCTCAAGGATGATTGATGAAATTGATATAAACAAAGATAAAAAATTGCCAGCCCTTTTTTTCAGCTGGATTATTTCACATTGCTAACTGCCCACCTGGTCTCCTTCCACCAGTCGCCCTCCAGCAGAGTGGCATTGTAGCCCATGAGCCGCAGGCTGAAAAAGAGGCTGTAGGCCTCTGGCGTCCCGTAGACCACGGCGGTCCCGGACTCATCCAGCCGGCTGCCGAATAGATCCTCCAGGATGCTGGCATCTTTAATCCCTGAATCTTTATAGATCCTATCCAGGCTCAGGGGCATGGCCTCATTGGTGATTCTGTTCTTGCCGTACTCAGAAAAGTCCCGCGCATCCAGAATGCTGATATCGGATAGCCCAAGCAGGCCATCAAGACTCTCGGGAGTTACCAGGAGCCCTGGCACCACGTGGCTGGTGTAGTTGGTAGGCGTAATAGACGGTGCATTTGCGCTCAGATCCAATCCTGCATTCAGGGCGGCATCAATTCCTCCGTCAAGCAGGCTGATGTCCTCATGCCCCAGGTATGAGAGGGCCCAGAAGACAAAGGGTGCACCATGATCGCTGGAATCGCCATAGATGAGGAGCCGATCGCTTGCGATTATTCCCGCCTGGCCCAGAGCCTCCTGGGCCAGGATCGGATCCAGGACTCCATCCTTTTGCAGGTCCTTCCAGTAAAGGTTGCGAGCGCCTGGGATATGTCCCTCCTGGTACTTTTGAGCAGAGCGCACATCCAGAACAATTCGATCGTT
Proteins encoded in this window:
- a CDS encoding NAD-dependent epimerase/dehydratase family protein, with the protein product MMLKNRSILVTGGAGFIGSHLVERLLLDNEVTVLDNFSSGRIEFLEPYRDIPDFHLLTGDLMNPKILDNAVSGKDFIFHLAANPDVKLGSEDTHVHLEQNVLATYNLLEAMRKNDVRQMAFTSTSTVYGEAAQVPTPEDYGPLLPISLYGASKLSCEALISSYCHTFQMQSWIYRFANIVGERGTHGVLVDFIRKLRENSGKLEILGSGKQRKSYLEVKDCIRAMIHAVEHSSGEVNVFNIGSEDSVDVTEIADIVVGQMGLDRVEYNYTGGIDGRGWRGDVKLMLLSIEKIKRLGWSPELGSARALEVAVRALLKDD
- a CDS encoding sulfurtransferase; the encoded protein is MGLGVSGQKQQREIAGTAFFISLLAATSLIILFGTALAGTETGEFCPDCPDWTNLDGWYAQKESYENSMLSPSPPVEQNMPNSQAQAESNTIEDKSADYPVASILTRANLIENDRIVLDVRSAQKYQEGHIPGARNLYWKDLQKDGVLDPILAQEALGQAGIIASDRLLIYGDSSDHGAPFVFWALSYLGHEDISLLDGGIDAALNAGLDLSANAPSITPTNYTSHVVPGLLVTPESLDGLLGLSDISILDARDFSEYGKNRITNEAMPLSLDRIYKDSGIKDASILEDLFGSRLDESGTAVVYGTPEAYSLFFSLRLMGYNATLLEGDWWKETRWAVSNVK